The following are encoded in a window of Spiroplasma tabanidicola genomic DNA:
- a CDS encoding PhnE/PtxC family ABC transporter permease, which yields MQKRIFNAIISKDVFKINNSYSKAPKKVFFYTFFCVVICLIIFGFNFLDINWAKFFNSFSLFGEKLKKLVNWDFKNFLEKDNMGISFMNSALKSIWETISMAFAGSILGVLISIPFSIAAASNIVKNKFINNFSRFIIAIFRTIPSFTYALILVGYFGQTMATVTIAITIFSFSITSKFLFERIEHININIFISMQATGANKFRSFRSAVVPQISSHIISAAFYALETNIRYISVIAGVTGVGIGQLINNGVSYGRYDKVGFMLALLIVIIIFLEILIYIIKNYIIFDRDYLLDQKEQKKAIKIQNAIKKENNLRFYIKYILLKEWNSELSILKANKKTNLQQLREKKIEKNKIINKFKEEYKKNILKDKQKFVEYRKVHLNSRNWFIFNEELNNYVRMDKIYITKINLEVLNLKEKMISEIKDTAFSKHQEFKKTLTVEKVLKQKPLFFIKRMVMYLLILGLFAYSISLVKFRLENDATIASTNQHIKEIFNIDWTGLFKKHGNAPYSVIYLLIEGISISIIGTTLGAIFAYIFGVISSENIVNFYVAKFFVVINSAIRAIPSYIYAIIFISLVGMGPFTGALALMMGSIGMLSKYDREIFDDINMKLISQLQATGLNKWQRIKYGILPQSTSSIVSYIAYRFDINFKEVSVLGAVGASNMGYLLNSYFLQQYFSEFGTLLLGIMLVTILIEIISSTLRAKINLGVNPKWVDQIILWIKHHWFALYKANEKLKFKENNLSFDEAYAFYGYTNKTICQNAKEIKKTKKLSYKVSWLISYCNYFDIEFKNENFKDLKMLYKKHNELLKVNVNEFKKSRKEKIKFLISKKTEDKQKLKTYYSSEINKLETNYQKKEFKKEFRKNKNYINRNTKIAINSLNY from the coding sequence ATGCAAAAAAGAATATTTAATGCAATTATTTCTAAAGATGTTTTTAAGATCAATAATAGTTATTCAAAAGCACCAAAAAAAGTCTTTTTCTATACTTTTTTTTGTGTAGTTATTTGTTTAATTATTTTTGGATTTAATTTTTTAGATATTAATTGAGCTAAATTTTTTAATAGTTTTTCTTTGTTCGGTGAAAAGTTAAAAAAATTAGTAAATTGAGACTTTAAAAATTTTCTAGAAAAAGATAATATGGGAATTTCTTTTATGAATAGTGCTTTAAAGTCGATTTGAGAAACAATCTCAATGGCTTTTGCAGGTTCAATATTGGGGGTACTGATTTCAATCCCTTTTTCAATAGCAGCAGCATCTAACATTGTGAAAAATAAATTTATTAATAATTTTTCAAGATTTATTATTGCTATTTTTAGAACTATTCCATCTTTCACTTATGCTTTAATTCTGGTTGGATATTTTGGTCAAACAATGGCAACGGTAACAATAGCAATAACAATTTTTAGTTTTTCAATCACATCAAAGTTTTTGTTTGAAAGAATTGAACACATTAATATAAACATATTTATTTCAATGCAAGCTACAGGAGCTAATAAATTTAGATCATTTAGATCCGCAGTTGTTCCACAAATCTCATCACATATTATTTCTGCAGCATTTTATGCTTTAGAAACTAATATAAGATATATTTCAGTTATCGCTGGAGTGACGGGTGTTGGAATAGGTCAACTTATAAATAATGGTGTTTCATATGGTCGTTACGATAAAGTTGGATTTATGCTTGCCTTATTAATAGTTATTATAATTTTTTTAGAAATACTGATTTACATAATTAAAAACTATATTATTTTTGATAGAGATTATTTACTAGATCAAAAAGAACAAAAAAAAGCTATCAAAATACAAAATGCTATAAAAAAAGAAAATAACTTAAGATTTTATATAAAATATATTCTGTTAAAAGAATGAAACTCAGAATTGAGTATTTTAAAAGCAAATAAAAAAACAAATTTACAACAACTTCGTGAAAAAAAAATAGAAAAAAATAAAATAATAAATAAGTTTAAAGAAGAATATAAAAAAAATATTTTAAAAGACAAACAAAAATTTGTAGAATATAGGAAAGTTCATTTAAACTCAAGAAATTGGTTTATCTTCAATGAAGAATTAAACAATTATGTTAGAATGGACAAAATTTATATAACAAAAATTAATTTGGAAGTATTAAATTTAAAAGAAAAAATGATAAGTGAAATAAAAGACACTGCATTTTCAAAACATCAAGAATTTAAAAAAACTTTAACAGTTGAAAAAGTATTAAAACAAAAACCTTTATTTTTTATAAAAAGAATGGTTATGTATTTATTGATACTTGGTTTATTTGCATATTCTATTTCCTTAGTAAAATTTAGATTAGAAAATGATGCAACTATTGCATCTACGAATCAACATATTAAAGAAATATTTAATATTGATTGAACTGGTTTGTTTAAAAAACACGGTAACGCACCATACAGTGTAATCTATTTATTAATAGAAGGAATATCTATATCAATCATTGGTACTACACTAGGAGCAATTTTTGCTTATATTTTTGGAGTTATAAGTTCTGAAAATATTGTTAACTTTTATGTAGCTAAGTTCTTTGTAGTAATTAATTCAGCAATAAGAGCAATTCCTTCTTATATTTATGCCATTATTTTTATTTCGTTAGTAGGTATGGGACCTTTTACAGGAGCTCTTGCTTTAATGATGGGGTCAATTGGAATGTTATCAAAATATGATCGTGAAATCTTTGATGATATAAATATGAAATTAATTTCACAATTACAAGCTACAGGATTGAACAAATGGCAACGTATTAAGTATGGTATTTTACCACAGTCAACTAGTAGTATAGTTTCTTATATTGCATATCGTTTTGATATAAACTTTAAAGAAGTATCTGTTTTAGGTGCTGTTGGAGCAAGTAACATGGGATACTTACTAAATAGTTATTTTTTACAACAATATTTTTCAGAGTTTGGAACTTTACTGTTAGGAATTATGTTAGTGACAATTTTAATCGAAATTATTTCTTCAACCTTAAGAGCAAAAATTAACTTAGGTGTTAACCCTAAATGAGTTGATCAAATAATTTTATGAATTAAACATCATTGATTTGCATTATATAAAGCAAATGAAAAATTAAAATTTAAAGAAAATAATTTAAGCTTTGATGAAGCATATGCTTTTTATGGATATACAAATAAAACTATTTGTCAAAATGCAAAAGAAATTAAAAAGACAAAAAAATTATCTTATAAAGTATCTTGATTGATCTCTTATTGTAATTATTTTGATATTGAATTTAAAAATGAAAATTTCAAAGACTTAAAAATGCTTTATAAAAAACACAATGAACTTTTGAAAGTTAATGTTAATGAATTTAAAAAAAGCAGAAAAGAAAAAATTAAGTTTTTGATAAGTAAAAAAACTGAAGATAAACAAAAATTAAAAACTTATTATAGTAGTGAAATTAATAAACTAGAAACTAATTATCAAAAAAAAGAATTTAAAAAAGAATTTAGAAAGAATAAAAACTATATTAATCGTAATACAAAAATTGCAATTAATAGTTTGAATTATTAG
- the phnC gene encoding phosphonate ABC transporter ATP-binding protein encodes MIKFDNVNKVWPNGKHALKNINLEIEDGEFVAIIGLSGAGKTTLLKTINQINTITSGEIIIDFYNKYEKKEEFNVHKIKGKKLIRLRQKIGLMSQEYNNIEKLSVLKNVLNARISRINFWRSLTGIFSRYDKEIALKSLEKLNLLEYAYARVENLSGGQQQRIALARTISQHPALIIADEPVSALDPILANQVMNDFALINKTDKITVIINIHHVELAKKYATRIIGVKDGEIVFNGPSKDLNEEKLKLIYGENY; translated from the coding sequence ATGATTAAATTCGATAATGTAAATAAAGTGTGACCAAACGGTAAACACGCTTTAAAAAATATAAATTTAGAGATTGAAGATGGAGAGTTTGTTGCAATAATTGGATTATCTGGAGCTGGAAAAACAACATTATTAAAAACTATAAATCAAATTAACACTATTACTAGCGGAGAAATTATAATAGATTTTTATAATAAATATGAAAAAAAAGAAGAGTTTAATGTACACAAAATCAAAGGAAAAAAATTAATTAGATTAAGACAAAAAATTGGATTGATGTCTCAAGAATATAATAATATCGAAAAATTAAGTGTTTTAAAAAATGTTTTAAACGCAAGAATATCAAGAATTAATTTTTGAAGATCTTTAACGGGTATATTTTCTAGATATGATAAAGAAATAGCGTTAAAATCATTAGAAAAATTAAATTTATTAGAATATGCTTATGCAAGAGTTGAAAACTTAAGCGGGGGACAACAACAAAGAATTGCCTTAGCAAGAACGATAAGTCAGCATCCTGCATTAATAATTGCTGATGAACCTGTCTCTGCTTTGGACCCAATTTTAGCAAATCAAGTAATGAATGATTTTGCTTTAATAAATAAAACAGATAAAATAACTGTTATTATAAATATTCACCATGTGGAACTTGCAAAAAAATATGCAACTAGAATAATTGGTGTTAAAGATGGAGAAATAGTTTTTAATGGACCATCAAAAGATTTAAATGAGGAAAAACTTAAATTAATTTATGGAGAAAATTATTAG
- a CDS encoding DHH family phosphoesterase, with product MFTKLIELISSHNKIILLRHISPDFDAIGSQMSIFQFINDNFKNKTIKLGTTLPEEYKCIGKVDNLVEQDFEKALVIITDTANTARIDIEDVNWLKKATVFKIDHHVNVDKYADYEIVDASYPATCELLTDLFSKSNLIFSDKTAFYLFHGLVTDTDRFMFRNVTNRTFKMAEILSKKIEDLNSIYKNIYQINTNEIRLKGYILSNFKIVKNEIAYIYLNKEVLKEYEINNPDKVALWVNMLGEIKNIKLWLFFVENDSHIRTEFRSQSINVRLIAEKFNGGGHVSASGAKLFDSKSIDLVIEECIKASI from the coding sequence ATGTTTACAAAATTAATTGAATTAATATCTTCTCATAATAAAATAATTCTTTTGCGACACATTTCTCCAGACTTTGATGCAATTGGTTCTCAAATGAGTATCTTTCAGTTTATTAATGATAATTTTAAAAATAAAACTATAAAGTTAGGAACAACTCTACCAGAAGAATATAAATGTATAGGCAAAGTTGACAATTTAGTTGAACAAGATTTTGAAAAAGCATTAGTTATTATAACAGATACAGCAAATACAGCTAGAATTGATATAGAAGATGTAAATTGACTAAAAAAAGCAACAGTATTTAAAATTGATCATCACGTAAATGTAGATAAATATGCAGATTATGAAATAGTTGATGCGTCATATCCTGCTACATGTGAGCTATTAACAGATTTATTTTCGAAATCTAACTTAATTTTTTCTGATAAGACTGCTTTTTATTTGTTTCATGGTCTTGTAACTGATACTGATAGATTTATGTTTAGAAATGTTACTAATAGAACTTTTAAAATGGCAGAAATATTGTCTAAAAAAATTGAAGATTTAAACTCTATTTATAAAAATATTTATCAAATTAATACAAATGAAATTAGATTAAAAGGATATATTCTTTCTAATTTTAAAATAGTTAAAAATGAAATAGCATATATTTATTTAAACAAAGAAGTTTTGAAAGAGTATGAAATTAATAACCCAGATAAAGTTGCGTTATGAGTAAATATGCTAGGAGAAATTAAAAACATAAAATTATGATTATTTTTTGTTGAGAATGATTCTCACATAAGAACAGAATTTAGAAGTCAGTCAATAAATGTTAGATTAATTGCAGAAAAATTCAATGGTGGAGGTCATGTAAGCGCAAGCGGTGCTAAACTATTTGATAGTAAAAGTATTGATTTAGTTATTGAAGAGTGCATAAAAGCATCTATATAA